In Streptomyces sp. NBC_00306, a single genomic region encodes these proteins:
- a CDS encoding amidohydrolase family protein, protein MHRRQFLQTAAVLAAGAAGTAGALDTAAAAPVAPAAGTATAAPATGLHFTAATNGAAAPASGGRFVAEVQNILWSVPADGSPATALTRPDLEPGRPVCSPDGRRVAMACYQGGQFHIWTMAADGSGLRQLTDGPWDDRGPAWSPDGTRIVFSSERGGDPVTGSPYRIWTVEVRTGRLTRLTGLPGQDNPDVPWEDYDPVWSPDGTRVVFVRARLESGVLRARTLAAVPAAGGQVTIEHTETEPGNLLTPAISPAGRRAWLRAIGSATRYERMVLVVDGRPAAVDGEIAGVPPRWLDDERLLLTVGGRFTVVRPHRDAPAEHIGFSATLPVDRPEYRVKAYDFEPRGARPVRGIHLPALSPDGRSVAFVSLNALWIQGTSAGSRPRKVVQADPATYLQGPAWAPDGTSLVYVDDRDGGLNTVRRHDLATGADTVLAAGGRVHPALSPDGRRLACLDVAGNLLVRDLAAGTERTLAAPMGGGGLPGPPSWSPDGRHLAYCDRNRLNRRFREGYNLIRVVDTTTGSSALHPLAPHVSLSDRYASGPVWSPDGRHLACVSESALWLLPVRADGTPDGAPRRITDEAADHPSWSGDSRTLLYLSNGRLRLLEPGGRPRTVPVPLSYRRPAPVETVVHAGRLWDGTGSAPREDVDILIRDGRVAGIEAHRPSRRAARKIDASGQTVLPGLWDTHTHPWQYTYGARQTAVSLAYGITTTVSLAGFSYEQARLREDITAGRLAGPRLLTTGELLDGSRVAYSMGRAHRTPEGLQRSLARGAALDWDFVKTYVRAPAWLMSEAARFGHELLGVRSGSHLCSQGFQTGQDLTSHLVATERAEYGHGATAEGFTHQDTVENYANGFHLIETPFTAITVLSDHPGLLDDPRVTAMMPPWDVLALRERAAMPVTDAERLSLRREFATCRKVIAAGGLVALGTDTPLTPVGLHLHLGLRAMVAHGFTPAEALLTATANAAKVFGAQRDLGTVEPGRLADLTVVDGDPFTDFDTLMNTARVLIAGCSHERGALEDVYARPASERADIGHPLWAAASEVMHREGCCG, encoded by the coding sequence ATGCACCGCCGTCAGTTCCTCCAGACCGCCGCCGTCCTGGCGGCGGGAGCGGCCGGGACCGCGGGTGCCCTCGACACCGCCGCCGCGGCACCCGTCGCACCGGCGGCCGGCACGGCGACGGCGGCCCCGGCGACCGGACTGCACTTCACGGCCGCCACCAACGGCGCCGCCGCCCCCGCGTCCGGCGGACGCTTCGTCGCCGAGGTGCAGAACATCCTCTGGTCCGTCCCGGCCGACGGGTCCCCGGCGACCGCCCTCACCCGGCCCGACCTGGAGCCGGGCCGTCCCGTCTGCTCCCCGGACGGCCGGCGGGTCGCCATGGCCTGCTACCAGGGCGGCCAGTTCCACATCTGGACGATGGCAGCCGACGGGTCGGGACTGCGGCAGCTCACCGACGGACCGTGGGACGACCGCGGCCCCGCCTGGTCGCCGGACGGCACCCGGATCGTCTTCTCCTCCGAACGCGGCGGCGACCCGGTCACCGGCAGCCCGTACCGGATCTGGACCGTCGAGGTCCGCACGGGACGGCTGACCCGGCTCACCGGTCTGCCCGGCCAGGACAACCCCGATGTGCCCTGGGAGGACTACGACCCCGTCTGGTCGCCGGACGGCACCCGCGTCGTCTTCGTCCGCGCCCGCCTCGAATCCGGCGTCCTCAGGGCGCGCACCCTCGCGGCCGTCCCCGCCGCCGGCGGCCAGGTGACGATCGAGCACACCGAGACCGAACCGGGCAACCTGCTCACCCCCGCCATCTCCCCGGCCGGCCGCCGCGCCTGGCTGCGAGCGATCGGCTCCGCCACGCGGTACGAGCGGATGGTCCTCGTGGTGGACGGCAGACCGGCCGCCGTGGACGGCGAGATCGCGGGCGTCCCGCCGCGCTGGCTGGACGACGAACGGCTGCTGCTCACGGTCGGCGGCCGGTTCACCGTCGTCCGGCCGCACCGCGACGCCCCCGCCGAGCACATCGGCTTCAGCGCCACCCTCCCCGTCGACCGCCCCGAGTACCGGGTCAAGGCGTACGACTTCGAGCCACGCGGCGCCCGTCCCGTACGCGGCATCCATCTGCCCGCGCTCTCCCCGGACGGCCGTTCCGTCGCCTTCGTCTCGCTCAACGCCCTGTGGATCCAGGGGACGTCGGCCGGCTCCCGGCCCCGCAAGGTGGTGCAGGCCGACCCGGCGACCTACCTCCAGGGCCCGGCGTGGGCACCCGACGGCACCTCGCTGGTGTACGTCGACGACCGCGACGGCGGTCTGAACACCGTCCGCCGCCACGACCTCGCGACCGGCGCGGACACCGTGCTGGCGGCCGGCGGCCGGGTCCACCCCGCTCTCTCCCCGGACGGCCGACGCCTCGCCTGCCTCGACGTCGCGGGCAATCTCCTCGTCCGCGACCTGGCCGCGGGCACCGAGAGGACGCTGGCCGCGCCGATGGGCGGCGGCGGACTGCCCGGCCCGCCCAGCTGGTCGCCCGACGGCCGCCACCTCGCCTACTGCGACCGCAACCGCCTCAACCGCCGCTTCCGCGAGGGCTACAACCTCATCCGCGTCGTCGACACCACCACCGGCAGCTCGGCCCTCCACCCGCTCGCGCCGCACGTCTCGCTCTCCGACCGCTATGCGAGCGGACCCGTCTGGTCGCCGGACGGGCGTCACCTGGCCTGCGTCAGCGAGTCCGCGCTGTGGCTGCTGCCCGTGCGCGCCGACGGCACACCGGACGGTGCCCCGCGCCGGATCACCGACGAGGCGGCCGACCACCCGAGCTGGTCCGGGGACTCGCGCACCCTGCTGTATCTGTCGAACGGGCGGCTGCGGCTGCTGGAGCCGGGCGGCCGTCCCCGTACCGTCCCCGTCCCGCTCTCCTACCGCAGGCCGGCCCCGGTCGAGACCGTCGTCCACGCCGGCCGGCTCTGGGACGGCACGGGGTCCGCGCCCCGCGAGGACGTGGACATCCTGATCCGGGACGGCCGAGTCGCCGGTATCGAGGCACATCGCCCCTCACGGCGCGCAGCGCGCAAGATCGACGCCTCGGGCCAGACCGTCCTGCCGGGACTGTGGGACACCCACACCCATCCGTGGCAGTACACCTACGGCGCCCGTCAGACCGCCGTGTCCCTCGCCTACGGCATCACCACCACGGTCTCCCTCGCAGGCTTCTCCTACGAACAGGCCAGGCTCCGCGAGGACATCACCGCGGGCCGCCTCGCGGGGCCGAGACTGCTGACCACTGGTGAACTGCTCGACGGCTCCCGGGTCGCGTACAGCATGGGCCGCGCTCACCGCACGCCCGAAGGGCTCCAGCGCTCACTGGCCCGCGGGGCGGCCCTGGACTGGGACTTCGTCAAGACCTACGTCCGCGCACCCGCCTGGCTGATGTCGGAGGCGGCCCGCTTCGGTCACGAGCTGCTGGGGGTACGGTCCGGCTCCCACCTGTGCTCCCAGGGCTTCCAGACGGGGCAGGACCTCACCTCGCACCTGGTGGCGACCGAACGCGCGGAGTACGGCCACGGCGCGACCGCCGAGGGGTTCACCCACCAGGACACCGTCGAGAACTACGCCAACGGCTTCCATCTGATCGAGACCCCCTTCACCGCGATCACGGTCCTCTCGGACCATCCGGGCCTGCTGGACGACCCCCGGGTCACCGCGATGATGCCGCCGTGGGACGTCCTCGCCCTGCGCGAGCGGGCCGCCATGCCCGTCACCGACGCCGAACGGCTCTCCCTGCGCCGTGAATTCGCCACCTGCCGCAAGGTGATCGCAGCGGGCGGTCTGGTCGCTCTCGGCACGGACACCCCGCTCACCCCCGTCGGCCTGCACCTCCACCTCGGTCTGCGGGCCATGGTCGCCCACGGCTTCACCCCGGCCGAGGCCCTGCTGACGGCGACGGCGAACGCGGCGAAGGTCTTCGGGGCGCAGCGGGATCTCGGCACGGTCGAGCCGGGCCGGCTGGCGGATCTGACGGTCGTCGACGGAGACCCGTTCACGGACTTCGACACCTTGATGAACACCGCCCGCGTCCTCATCGCGGGGTGCAGCCACGAGCGCGGTGCGCTGGAGGACGTCTACGCCCGGCCGGCGTCGGAGCGGGCGGACATCGGCCATCCGCTGTGGGCGGCGGCGAGCGAGGTGATGCACCGCGAGGGCTGCTGCGGCTGA